One window from the genome of Lentibacillus daqui encodes:
- the rlmN gene encoding 23S rRNA (adenine(2503)-C(2))-methyltransferase RlmN has protein sequence MSKPSIYGLTYDQLTAWLVEQGQRKFRAQQVWNWLYKKRVTQFSEMKNVNKDCIALLEENFVLHTLEEEIRQESADGTKKFLFKLQDGNLIETVLMRFNYGLSVCVTTQVGCNIGCTFCASGLLRKNRDLSSGEIVEQIMNVQKHLDEQGDGERVSHIVVMGIGEPFDNFTNLIDFLRVVNDDKGLCIGARHITVSTSGLAHKIYEFADTGLQVNLAISLHAPNNELRTKIMKINKAFPIEKLMKAVDYYLDKVNRRITYEYIMLRDVNDHVEEAEQLARLLRDKRHLTYVNLIPYNPVDEHNQYQRSEKESIQTFFETLKKHGINCGVRWENGADIDAACGQLRSKQIKKKNVG, from the coding sequence ATGAGCAAACCATCCATCTACGGATTAACCTATGACCAGCTGACCGCTTGGCTGGTAGAGCAAGGACAACGGAAATTTCGTGCCCAACAGGTGTGGAATTGGTTATATAAGAAGCGTGTGACACAGTTCTCGGAGATGAAAAACGTCAATAAAGATTGTATTGCATTGTTAGAGGAAAATTTTGTGCTCCATACGTTAGAAGAAGAGATTAGACAGGAGTCTGCAGATGGAACGAAAAAGTTCCTGTTCAAATTACAAGACGGTAACTTAATTGAAACAGTGTTAATGCGATTTAATTATGGATTATCGGTCTGTGTTACAACGCAGGTTGGCTGTAATATTGGCTGTACATTTTGCGCTAGTGGATTACTAAGAAAAAACCGCGACCTTTCCAGCGGCGAAATTGTGGAACAGATCATGAACGTGCAAAAGCATCTTGATGAACAAGGTGACGGCGAGCGGGTCAGTCATATTGTCGTGATGGGAATTGGGGAGCCATTTGACAATTTCACCAATTTGATTGACTTTTTACGTGTTGTAAACGATGATAAGGGACTTTGCATTGGTGCCAGACACATAACTGTTTCGACCAGTGGACTAGCTCATAAAATATATGAGTTTGCCGATACCGGTCTGCAAGTGAATTTAGCCATTTCCCTACATGCACCGAATAATGAATTGCGGACTAAAATAATGAAAATCAATAAGGCTTTCCCAATTGAAAAATTAATGAAAGCAGTTGATTATTATTTGGATAAAGTCAATCGCCGGATTACGTATGAATACATCATGCTTCGGGATGTAAATGATCATGTAGAAGAGGCGGAACAGCTTGCCAGATTACTTCGGGATAAGCGCCATCTGACATATGTTAATCTGATACCCTATAATCCAGTTGATGAACATAACCAATACCAACGTAGTGAAAAGGAATCTATTCAAACTTTCTTTGAAACATTAAAGAAGCATGGTATAAACTGTGGTGTACGCTGGGAAAATGGTGCGGATATCGATGCCGCATGCGGTCAGTTGCGCAGTAAGCAAATAAAAAAGAAAAATGTTGGCTGA
- a CDS encoding LLM class flavin-dependent oxidoreductase: MTSNKAKTFHHIPLSVLDLSPINEGSNPGESLANSTDLAQHVDKWGFNRYWLAEHHNMPGIASSATSVLIGHIAGATNRIRVGSGGIMLPNHASLVIAEQFGTLETLYPGRIDLGLGRAPGSDQATAFALRRTLNMSVEDFPLQVEELQGYFAGTERVHAVPGEGLDIPIWLLGSSDFSAQLSAHKGLPFSFASHFSPNYTIPALHLYRERFQPSKSLEKPYAMLGVNVIAADTDEEAQYLATSHQQQFLNIRNGRPAKLQPPIEDTKNAWSEMEQAAVASSMESPATIVGGPETVKRGLESFLEQTKADEFIISSQIFDHQARLHSYEVISDLMD; the protein is encoded by the coding sequence ATGACTTCTAATAAAGCAAAAACTTTTCATCATATCCCACTATCTGTTTTGGATCTTTCCCCCATTAATGAGGGAAGCAACCCTGGTGAATCATTAGCCAATAGTACAGATTTAGCTCAGCATGTGGACAAATGGGGATTCAATCGTTATTGGCTGGCGGAACATCACAATATGCCCGGAATTGCCAGCTCTGCAACATCTGTATTAATTGGCCACATTGCCGGGGCAACAAATCGTATTCGCGTTGGATCCGGTGGCATAATGCTGCCAAACCATGCATCATTGGTGATCGCTGAACAATTTGGCACCTTGGAAACACTCTATCCTGGACGTATTGACCTGGGTCTTGGACGGGCACCAGGCAGTGATCAGGCAACCGCCTTTGCATTAAGACGAACATTAAATATGAGTGTAGAGGACTTTCCTTTACAGGTTGAGGAATTGCAAGGATATTTCGCAGGCACTGAACGGGTTCATGCAGTTCCTGGTGAAGGATTGGATATTCCTATCTGGCTGCTTGGTTCCAGTGACTTTAGTGCACAGCTTTCTGCACATAAAGGATTGCCATTCTCGTTTGCCAGTCACTTTTCACCGAATTACACCATTCCAGCGTTACATTTATACAGGGAGCGGTTCCAACCATCGAAGTCGCTTGAAAAGCCTTATGCTATGCTAGGTGTCAATGTTATTGCTGCAGATACGGATGAAGAAGCACAATATTTAGCAACGTCCCATCAGCAACAGTTTTTAAATATCCGCAATGGACGCCCGGCGAAATTACAACCGCCAATTGAAGATACAAAAAACGCTTGGTCAGAAATGGAACAGGCGGCAGTTGCAAGTTCCATGGAATCACCTGCTACCATTGTTGGCGGGCCGGAGACTGTGAAACGTGGTCTGGAAAGCTTTTTGGAACAGACCAAAGCCGATGAGTTCATTATCAGTTCGCAAATTTTTGACCATCAAGCCCGTTTGCATTCGTATGAAGTTATCAGTGACTTGATGGATTAA